Within Triticum dicoccoides isolate Atlit2015 ecotype Zavitan chromosome 1B, WEW_v2.0, whole genome shotgun sequence, the genomic segment TTTTGCAATAAGAACATTTTCTGGCATTAGGGGGAGATGTATACCACAAAGAATGCCAGGAAATGGATAAGAAATGTCATAGACATTTTGTCCACGTACTTCAGAATCTGAACTGCATGTTCAGGTTATGAGAAATTTGCAACATATTGCAAATAATCTGCCAAGTATATTTACTGATGACAAAGGTGTCACTATGGTCAAGTACCAGAACGAGTGGAGGTACCTAATAAACCACTCGTCTCCCTAGATGAGAGCAAGAGGGGGAGAATTCTGGTCGCATGAGATTAAGTTCTCATGTGTTTCAGGGGACACATGGCAGATTGACTCCTCGATCAGTAAATATGATTCAACCTCGGGTTGAATGACACCTGAGGGATGCGCGACATCCAAAGTCCAACACATATGTGCACAGATTTTAGGTGTTGGGACATTGAAACACCTTGACTCCGTTGTTGTGGGAAATTACAAGGAGTCAAGAGGCATAATAAGAATTCCACGATGATATTGATTCATGAGAATCGTTGTAAGAAAGTCTACATATGTCGACATAAAATTCTTCTCGAGAATTGCTAGGATCCTTTTGGGCCCTGAACCAAATCCATGGAGAGTGTTGTTGCACTTATATTGGTTCAAATGAAAGGAAGCAATTAAGGAAGAGTGGCACTCGCTCATCAAAGAGAGGTATTTACCATTGTAAAACCTGCTCCTCATAAGTATCTTCCAGAGGGAAGAACAGTGAATTTTTGTTTGGAAACAAAAATAAATGAGGTGGTGAGAAAGCGAGGCTTGTAGCACAAGGGTTTTTCGCAGAGACCCGACATCGGTTACGATGTAGCATACCTTCTTGGTATGAGTAGAATTATGTTTTGATACTGAATGTTAATGGCAGTATAGATCCATATGGTTGATGTATGTAATGTCTACATACTCCCATGGGTCAATTAGTTTGGATGTATATACTGAAGTCATTGAATGACTTAATATTCTGAATCCAAAGGTAAATCGCAACATGCATGTGTGGAACTTCTGAAGTCATTCTATGACTTGAAGTAGTCGGAGAATTGTGTGGTGCAACCGACTAAGTGAGTTATTCCTTGACAAGGATTTACTCTCATActaatgattgttgatgtgtattcaTGAAGAAATCCTGGGTTGGATTTTACACCACCTTAATTTGTGGTGTCGATGATCTTATCATCAAAGTCTATATAAGACATGAAATACACACAATCATGTTAAGACGGATATTTGGGTTAAACCAAATTATGATAAGCTTATGACTTGAGCATATTCCCCAAAGATATCAGTCTTCATATATCCGAATGTATTGGAGAAGTCCAATATGGATATATTATATCAAAGACACATATGGTCATGTTATACCTAATATGGGATATAGATCCTTAAGACATAGGGGAGATGGTGAAGTGATAGAGGAGCATGAATTGCCATATCTAAACACCATTGGAGCACTCATATATCTTGCAAAATATGTCAGGCCTGACACTATAGTTTTGGCAATTTATTGAGAGTGCAATTCCCTGAAAGGTATAAGGTTTGTGTAAGGAATATACTGGGATATATCCAGGGCACGAAGGGTCTTGATCAATTTCATTCGGAAAATCAAGATGGGACCATGGTTTGATATATTGATAGTGGCTAATTATCTGATCCCACAATGCCATATCAAAGACTGGGTTTGCTGGAAGAGTACTTTGAAGGAAGTATTCAGAATAGACTATAAACGAGTCCTTCCAGTTATCACTCTATTTCATTTGAAGCATCAGAAAATGTGGATGGCTTCATAGAATGATTGGCCACATGTGAAATCATGTGGAGATTATCATTATCTACCAAGATAATGTCACTTGTATTGCTTATGGGTTATATTTATCCTTGTGAATTACAGAAATGTAAGAGGATAATATGCAAACAGATTATTGTCATATTCACAATATCTCTATCAATGTTTACATTCTAGAACTAGGTTCATGGAATTGGTATGAGATATTCTTGAGGtttgcaaagttcagggggagtGAAATCCCAAGTTATAACCCATTGGTGATCCTCAAATCACTCAtattgtactctttttcccttTATGAGTTTTCCAGGATGGTTTCTCATATAAGGTTTTTAACGAGACAATATAAATACAAGTGCGGATATATGCCATATTGGTTTTTCCTTatatttttcccactgggttttaaaggagttttcGATGGCATATTATTATAAGGTTTCTCCTCAAgttttcccacagggtttttgaAGGAGTTTTCAGTTTGCAATATACATATGACAAATTGATCAAGGGGGAGTGTTGAGAAATAAAAACATGTGATCAATTGTATGGGAGGGATGCCTCCCAGGAGGTGTCTGTTGGGGAAGAGGTGTCTCCCCAACACACCCCTTCACCATGTATATAAGTGGGTCTCCCACATTGCAGTGGAACTAGTGGATCATTTGAACTTTTCATGTGTCTCTTTTACTTTCACTCTACTAGATGactcgttgcgccaatggcgcaaaggccgagagGGAGTCAAGTATTGTGAGAATATTTAGACACCCAAGTCAAAAACCAAATGTGGCCAACACTCCCGCATCCTCTGCTTGGAAGCCGCCTTTTCTCACCGGATCTAACATAGATACATGATTTTTCAAGAGAAAATTTTAAAGAAAATATAAAGCATGGAAGGCTTTAAGTTGTACTATTGAGACCATACCACCATATCTTCATTTAGTTTCTTTAGAAATCTAAAGGTCTAAGAGGATGGTACATGTGAGAAGCTGTGAATCCACAACAAAAAACTAAACTAACTTTCAAACAAACATTTCAAGTTTGGAAGCCACAAAGAAGCAGCCCAGATCTCCCATTGTAGTGGAGGTACATGTCCTTAATCCTGCATCCACAGCCCATAATTTTTCAACACCTAAATCCACGAAATCCAACCGAAGGAAATAATGGCAGAAACATGCGCCATGGCTTACATCTCCGAGAAGGACTTCTTGGCATTCTTGTGTAGGTTGGACACAACAATCCTTGCCGCGAGCTGCAGAAGAACCACACAGGCACCTTCCTTCACCTTGCCcttggggaggaggggggcaacactTGCAGCGCCGTGACAAGGCTTTGCAAACGCCGCCTGCGAGAGCGCGCAACGGAGGGCGTCGAGAGTGGAAGCTGCCTCCGCCTCGGCGAGAGAGTAGTGGCCACGCGACTCGAGGCAACACACGAAGCGGTCGCGCTGGAGCAGCACGCTGTGCACAGATGTGTAGGCAAGTAACAAAGATTGGTCAAAGGGAAACAAATTATCCAAAagaagaaaagttttatatattttcaACGTACCCAGCCATAAAATCAGATGTTTCTTGATTAACAAAATGAACACACAATTAAGCGGGCATAGGAGGCATACAATCATGTACTGACAAAAATCAGAGGGGTTAGATTACGTTGAAATGAGATAAATCATCAAGGTTCCAATGATAGAAATCGTTGGGCCCGATGCACTGATTAATGTTACAGCACACAGGCAAGCTAGACATCTTCGTCTGGAGCGAATactttcttcttcctatatatatcgAAGGTGTCTGAAAGTATGAAGACTGGAATCAAAAAATAACAGGGGACAAACCATAAGTAAGCACTCATTGCAATATACCTGATCAATCAGTATTAGGTTGTTAAACAAGGGCAGGCAAAAAGAAATGAAGAATAATTTGATAATTAATGTAGCCTTACTATACCGGCCATTGAAACGAATCACCAACCAAGATCTTTAATTTTTTGATGAATTCTTGTTGGGTTCTAAAGAAGGGTGAAAGGAACCTTAGCAGAAGACGATGCCTATCCATTGGTTTTACGACTTCCGTCAAACTACATTAGCATGATATCTATGTGAGGTTCACGCATTCAAAAATATGGCCGGCTATAATTCTATGGTCAGTAATTCTACAAAACCAGATAAATGTTTTGGAATGGCTAAAGATAACAAGAAAAACAAAATTAGTAACTTTCGGCCAACAAAGCAGAAGTCCAGGATTACTGGTTTGGTGTCAGCCTATTTCTTAAAGCACAAAGTAGCATGGCAAGACAACCTTTCTTTGAGCAAAGTGAGCATAACAGCTACCCATTAAATGCAGTTATGAAGGAAAATTGGCAACCTAACTATAATTGCATAACAACTTATTTTCCAGCAGAAACTACATCATTTCATAGGCCAACCTGGAAGCAAGGATTCACCTTAAATGAAGAAGGAAGCCGAACACACCCACATTATAGCAGCAACAAGAGAATTTCCAAGAATTTATAGACTACAAAAACTCACAGAAACTCCACTATGTGGGACAAACTCACAATTGGCGAGGTTGGTGAGCAATTGCACAGGGACACGGTTAAGCATGCAAACTCAAGAACCTGATTCTAAAAATTGGTAAGCGTGAGATATTACAATTTGCGAGTGTGAAATATTAGATGCTAAGCATGCAAATTCAAGAAGATGATTCTAACAACTACCTCTAGGAAAGTAGTCTAGAATTCATGTAACATGTGGTGTTCTCTGAATAACTGAGAAAATCAGAGGAAACAATAGAAGACGGTAAGAAATAATTTTATATTGCATAATAAGAATAATTAATGAAGCATTGGGGCATAAGAATACATAAATGACTCCATGGTCATCTCTTTAGCAAGATCTGCACTTCAATCCAAAAGTAAGAGATGCCTGTTGCTGATCACTTGCTAAACGATGAAACATTCATACGGACATTATCACTCACTAACTGGTAAACTGGCACACAAAATACACATGCACGAGGTAATGGCTCTATGGGCGTCAAAAACATCACCGATTCATACCTGCACACGAATTGATGAACAAAGGTGAGGACACGCGTGGCTGGCAAGGCAGGAGGAAGCATTGGCAGGTAAGGAAAGAACTGCAACCAAGGGAACCGTAGAGAACATCAGTGGAAGGCACAACAATGGAAGAAATTGAATAAGCTAATTCTTTTAGTGTTCAGAAGTACTGTACAAAATAACCAAATGCCACCACTAATTTTTTAGCATGTACCATAATCAAGCGTCATTGAAAATTTCATTTAGCAGGGAATCTAAAAGGAGAGAGATAAATATGCTAATTGACATGGAACATCCTACTGTgcttgtttgcattctcaaatcaCCGTGTTGATGTTAAATTTATTCCTGAAGATAGAACTAAGGCATCGCAAAATATTTGAATGACTGGAGCGTAGAGGAATCTGGGAAGCTACATCAGTGTTCAGGTTCACTCATGAATGAAATGATATCACCCCCTACCAAATCCAGCAATAAGATCAGTGCGGATGCACTAAACGCCAGAA encodes:
- the LOC119328570 gene encoding uncharacterized protein LOC119328570 isoform X2; this encodes MLPPALPATRVLTFVHQFVCSVLLQRDRFVCCLESRGHYSLAEAEAASTLDALRCALSQAAFAKPCHGAASVAPLLPKGKVKEGACVVLLQLAARIVVSNLHKNAKKSFSEMIKDMYLHYNGRSGLLLCGFQT
- the LOC119328570 gene encoding uncharacterized protein LOC119328570 isoform X1, producing the protein MIVCLLCPLNCVFILLIKKHLILWLGTLKIYKTFLLLDNLFPFDQSLLLAYTSVHSVLLQRDRFVCCLESRGHYSLAEAEAASTLDALRCALSQAAFAKPCHGAASVAPLLPKGKVKEGACVVLLQLAARIVVSNLHKNAKKSFSEMIKDMYLHYNGRSGLLLCGFQT